GCAGGAGTTTATTTAGCAGCGGCAGCAGCTGCCAGACGAGATTGAAAGAAGGCAACCAGATGCTGTCCCATGTAAGGAGGAGGGAAAATGGCAATTAGTTTGTCTTTTGGGGGAAGAAACTGGTTGATATCACTACAATTAACGTAGTTTTCAGCCCATTCCCAAAGCTTTGGGAAGTTGTCCTTGGTGAGGACATCTAATCCTAGAGCTTCTTGAATTGTCCTAAACCAAAATGCCATGAAATTGGCAACAATGTCCACCAGCCCAATGCTATCTCCACCAAAGAACTTCTTCCCCTGGAGTTCATCTTCGAGAAATTTCAGGACCTCACCAGCTTCTGCCTTGTCTTTGTCATATTGCTCGCCAACGCTCCAGAAGGTTTTGAAAAGGGCAGGCAAGCACTGCAATATTGCAAATACAAATGCATTCATACTGTGCGTATCGATTGAATATGAAGATGATGAAGTAAAGAATGCCGGCTAGTAGAAACTCGGTGATTAAAAGGTTCTTCAATATCTGAACTGTACCTTTTCTTCGACATAATTGGCCCAGAAACGTGCCTTGGCTTTCTCATGAGGGTTTTGGGGCAGGATTGGATTAGTCTTCCAGACCTCGTCAATATATTCAAGAATCACCAAAGACTCGGCAATGGGTTTGCCATTGTGAAGCAGCACAGGGATTTTTTTGTGCACAGGGTTGTATTGCAGAAGCTGAGGACTTTTGTTGGATGGATCTTCTGCTATGAAATCGTAGTGGACTCCTTTAAGTTTCAGGGCTATCTCCACTCTGCAACTAAATGGGCTTGCCGGATGACCGAACAACTTCACTTCTTCCATCTCGATCGACCGGCACCTAATTTGACTCTCCGTCCTTTTCTAGCTGTAGACTGCACCTGGAGTAACGTTCAATGCATTGTATAGGGGAAAGATTGTGAGAAGTTCCTTAGCGACCAAGGACAAGGAATTGCTAGTATTCTAGTAGTATTAATTTAATTGGCTGACCATCGCGATCTCATGAGTATCCGTCAACGGAAGGTGATGGCAAAATCCGGGGAACATTCAATGCATTATTATTGAAGGAAGGAGACATTTAGCATCCATTTTTTAAGTTGTCGAGTCATTATTGAATAGGTGGCAGCAGCCAGCCAAGACTGAAGAGAACAAGTCCCAAATCCATTTTATACTTGCACTTATTTTATCCGAAGCACATCTCTGACTCTGAGGGTGATATCATATTTTCTTCACCATTCGAGTCTGTAACATATATACACATTTAGGATTGGCATCCAAGCTGCAGGCGCAGCATTTGCTTAATGCATAAGCTGGCGAAAAGTCATGGCGGACTTCTAGAAGGTGCAGCCCCCCTTAAAAATTTGACGAGGCTAGATGCCTCATTAAGCTTAACATCAATTCTTAATTATTGAATAAGTTGATGATGTGGCTTCCCAATGGGTTTCGATCCACGTCAGTTTTTTTCCTCTTGGTTTGCCCTCTCCTTTTCTTGTTATCTCAAACCATGTCCGTTTCAGAGGTAACGTGACCCATGCAATGACCTCACCCTCCAAAACACAacacccaaaaaagaaaaaagaaaaaaaaaaggaagcaatCTCCAGCTTACTTGATTGCCAATTCCATACGTTGATTTGTGGAGAGGCCCCATCCTGGGCTTATACACGTGACAACCCGGAAAGGCCGGAGCTGAGCTTGGACCCCAGGACCATAGGAGCCATCCTGAGGCACACCGCCGCTAGGGCTCCCCGGGGGTCCAGAGAACGATCCCGCAGAGGGCGGGAGGAATCCCCCTCAACGCGGGATTGAGGCTATACCGGAGATATCCCaaaacgtacggaggtcggactctcGAGCAGGTATAAATAATAACGCACCCCAGCGGCATAAGATACGCTCATTATTGGCAAAACACTCCCAACAGTTTTACTTCCAGTAAATTCCcctcaccggaaaactaacttgaccgtcagAGTGTCCTCGGGGACAACTTCGGAGCTCTCCTGTCAGTCACCCTAGAATCCACTTTCAGTTTGTTTTGCATGATTGGGACACGCTCTCCTCATCAACACGCCGAGCTCattaggtcagctcggtccgaaGAAGCTCAACGCTTCTTCAATTTGCATCATATCTTTTACTTGGTTGCCAATTCTATACGTTGATATGTATAGCTGGAGATGTTGGTCTGATGAACTATTTCTCTGCATCAAAGGAATTAATTACTCTTTGGTGAGCTTTGACATGTTCGAGTTTGAAACTTGTGCAGCTTTACCAAAAGATATACTATTCCTTTAGTAAAACTAATCCTCCAATCGGTGGAGGTGGCCTGTC
The Coffea arabica cultivar ET-39 chromosome 6c, Coffea Arabica ET-39 HiFi, whole genome shotgun sequence genome window above contains:
- the LOC113694058 gene encoding probable glutathione S-transferase produces the protein MEEVKLFGHPASPFSCRVEIALKLKGVHYDFIAEDPSNKSPQLLQYNPVHKKIPVLLHNGKPIAESLVILEYIDEVWKTNPILPQNPHEKAKARFWANYVEEKCLPALFKTFWSVGEQYDKDKAEAGEVLKFLEDELQGKKFFGGDSIGLVDIVANFMAFWFRTIQEALGLDVLTKDNFPKLWEWAENYVNCSDINQFLPPKDKLIAIFPPPYMGQHLVAFFQSRLAAAAAAK